A single Sulfurimonas aquatica DNA region contains:
- a CDS encoding glutathione peroxidase, whose product MDIYDFNVQSIDAKSISLEKYKGKVLLIVNVASECGFTPQYEGLEELYQEYKEQGFMVLGFPSNQFGSQEPKSNEEIKFFCQGTYDVHFDMFAKIDVNGDNADPLYKYLKEEQGGFLGLDSIKWNFTKFLVDREGNIIDRFASMTKPKDLKPSIEKLLAK is encoded by the coding sequence ATGGATATTTATGATTTTAATGTACAGAGTATAGATGCTAAAAGCATCTCGTTAGAGAAATATAAGGGGAAAGTTCTTCTTATAGTAAACGTAGCAAGTGAATGTGGTTTTACTCCGCAGTATGAAGGTTTAGAAGAACTTTATCAAGAGTATAAAGAGCAAGGTTTTATGGTTTTAGGTTTTCCCTCAAATCAGTTTGGCTCTCAAGAGCCAAAAAGTAATGAAGAGATTAAATTTTTCTGCCAAGGGACCTATGATGTTCACTTTGATATGTTTGCAAAAATAGATGTAAATGGGGATAACGCAGACCCACTTTACAAGTATCTCAAAGAGGAACAAGGTGGATTTTTAGGGCTAGATAGTATCAAGTGGAATTTTACAAAGTTTCTCGTAGATAGAGAAGGAAATATAATTGATAGATTCGCATCAATGACTAAACCAAAAGATTTAAAACCAAGCATAGAAAAACTGTTAGCTAAATGA
- a CDS encoding YgjP-like metallopeptidase domain-containing protein, producing MKLKYLNHYPQGIQNQVLTLIEKDKLSSHLLNKYPKPHNITNDKNLFNFAMDIKNEYMKKSAPLSKTIYDGKINVIHNALGTHHFISRVQGGKLKAKNEIKIASMFKSVPEDFLEMIVVHELAHFKEKEHNKAFYKLCEYMQPSYHQVEFDLRLYLTHVDMSGKLEEWS from the coding sequence ATGAAGTTAAAGTATCTAAATCACTACCCACAAGGGATTCAAAATCAAGTTTTAACTTTAATTGAAAAAGATAAACTCTCTTCGCATCTTTTAAATAAATATCCCAAACCTCACAATATAACTAATGATAAAAACCTTTTTAATTTTGCCATGGATATTAAAAATGAGTATATGAAAAAGTCTGCACCACTAAGTAAAACTATTTACGATGGAAAGATAAACGTTATTCATAATGCATTGGGAACGCACCACTTTATATCTCGCGTTCAAGGTGGAAAGCTTAAAGCAAAAAATGAGATAAAAATTGCTTCTATGTTTAAGAGCGTGCCTGAAGATTTTCTAGAGATGATAGTGGTACATGAGTTAGCTCACTTTAAAGAAAAGGAACACAATAAAGCCTTTTATAAACTTTGTGAATATATGCAACCCTCTTATCATCAAGTAGAGTTTGATCTGCGTTTATATCTCACTCATGTAGATATGAGTGGTAAGTTAGAGGAGTGGAGTTAA